A DNA window from Thermococcus sp. 4557 contains the following coding sequences:
- the dmpI gene encoding 4-oxalocrotonate tautomerase DmpI: MAMPTIIIEGPKVDVETKRELVRRITNVVREIYKVHHVSVVIHENEPENVGVDGELLADIIARRKG, translated from the coding sequence ATGGCAATGCCGACGATAATAATTGAAGGGCCCAAAGTCGATGTTGAAACTAAGAGGGAGCTCGTGAGGAGAATAACCAACGTAGTCAGGGAGATCTACAAGGTGCACCACGTGAGCGTGGTAATTCATGAGAACGAGCCCGAGAACGTGGGCGTTGATGGGGAGCTTCTAGCGGATATAATAGCAAGGAGAAAGGGTTAA
- a CDS encoding ABC transporter permease, whose translation MIEALKRSFAIAKKDMRIFYLKGPVVIMGLIFPFFLFLAFMIGRNLSGGHLLVGLTAMTAFFTSTAVGPTIIPWECRGRTFERLITAPVSLTTVLLGDFQASLYFGLAITFAIAVPAMLYLSIHPSIWLFVLATILAVGCFSAMTVLMSSYPPTDVPADVMMLSSLVKFSLLFISGIFVPIENLPAYGRWISLVSPLTYYVDALRHSLGNGYLPVWLDLLMLALFGSVFFFTGSAIHRKVLERRFT comes from the coding sequence ATGATTGAGGCACTCAAACGTTCCTTCGCCATAGCGAAGAAGGACATGCGCATCTTCTACCTCAAGGGGCCGGTGGTGATAATGGGCCTTATCTTCCCCTTCTTCCTGTTCCTAGCCTTCATGATAGGGCGTAACCTCTCGGGTGGTCATCTCCTCGTTGGCCTAACGGCCATGACCGCCTTCTTCACATCCACCGCCGTTGGCCCCACGATAATCCCGTGGGAGTGCAGGGGAAGAACCTTCGAGAGGCTCATAACAGCCCCTGTTTCGCTGACGACGGTTCTCCTCGGCGACTTCCAGGCTTCCCTCTACTTCGGGCTTGCGATAACGTTCGCGATAGCGGTTCCCGCAATGCTCTACCTCTCAATCCACCCCTCTATCTGGCTCTTCGTCCTCGCCACCATCCTGGCTGTTGGCTGCTTCTCTGCAATGACGGTGCTCATGTCCTCTTATCCTCCCACGGACGTTCCCGCCGACGTCATGATGCTGTCGTCGCTCGTTAAATTCTCGCTCCTCTTCATCAGCGGCATCTTCGTCCCCATCGAAAACCTGCCCGCCTACGGCAGGTGGATTTCCCTCGTCTCACCGCTGACATACTACGTCGATGCCCTGAGGCATTCACTTGGCAATGGATATCTACCTGTGTGGCTTGACCTTTTAATGCTGGCCCTGTTTGGCTCTGTGTTCTTCTTCACGGGCAGTGCAATCCACAGAAAAGTTCTGGAGAGGAGGTTCACATGA
- the tdt gene encoding tellurite-resistance/dicarboxylate transporter: MKVSVKDFAPSWFASVMGTGALALASKAYSSRISALGGLAEFLVYFNTLLFFVLLIPWLLRWVKHTENALKDLKHPVVCHFYGTIAVAMLVLSADYLFILKKTAIAKAFWIPGAVLTIFFALLIPYLMFVEREIDLKSVTPAWFIPPVGLIVIPMSGAALISSFSGTAREVAYAVNYFAWGAGFFLYLGLFAIVFFRFIRHEPMPCGMAPAVWINLGPIGAGTSTLYALVKASDFLTVKEPFFAFGLILWGFGVWWLAMAIIMTLYYIRRLTLPYSLAWWAFIFPLGAYVGATHNVGTAFGIGVIDGFGFALYWLLLTIWLVTGLKTAKHVLLE; encoded by the coding sequence ATGAAGGTAAGCGTAAAGGACTTCGCACCGAGCTGGTTCGCGAGCGTCATGGGAACTGGGGCCTTAGCCCTGGCCAGCAAAGCGTACTCATCGAGGATTTCGGCCCTGGGTGGATTGGCAGAGTTCCTAGTCTACTTCAACACGCTCCTCTTCTTCGTCCTCCTAATCCCCTGGCTCCTCAGGTGGGTGAAGCACACGGAAAACGCACTAAAAGATCTCAAGCATCCTGTTGTGTGTCACTTCTACGGAACGATAGCCGTGGCCATGCTCGTCCTCTCAGCGGATTATCTCTTTATACTCAAGAAAACCGCCATCGCAAAGGCGTTCTGGATTCCGGGAGCGGTTCTAACGATATTCTTCGCCCTCCTCATTCCCTACCTGATGTTCGTGGAGAGGGAGATAGACCTCAAGTCCGTTACCCCAGCGTGGTTCATTCCTCCCGTAGGACTGATTGTGATTCCAATGAGCGGTGCGGCTTTGATATCGAGCTTCTCGGGAACTGCCAGGGAGGTTGCCTACGCGGTTAACTACTTCGCATGGGGAGCGGGCTTCTTCCTCTACCTCGGCCTGTTCGCGATAGTGTTTTTCCGATTCATAAGGCACGAGCCGATGCCCTGCGGTATGGCCCCAGCGGTGTGGATAAACCTCGGTCCCATTGGAGCGGGAACCTCAACGCTCTACGCGCTCGTTAAGGCCAGCGACTTCCTGACGGTCAAAGAACCGTTCTTCGCCTTCGGTTTAATCCTCTGGGGCTTCGGCGTCTGGTGGCTGGCGATGGCCATCATAATGACCCTATACTACATTAGGAGGCTCACCCTGCCCTACAGCCTCGCCTGGTGGGCCTTCATCTTCCCCCTCGGGGCCTACGTGGGGGCAACGCACAACGTTGGCACGGCCTTTGGGATAGGGGTAATAGACGGCTTCGGCTTCGCCCTCTACTGGCTCCTCCTCACCATATGGCTGGTAACGGGTTTGAAAACAGCGAAGCACGTGCTCCTCGAATGA
- a CDS encoding daunorubicin resistance protein DrrA family ABC transporter ATP-binding protein yields MKAIEVVGLTKYYGSFLAVDNVSFEVKRGEIFGFLGPNGAGKTTTVRTITGVLRPNSGEIRVLGYDMLDEREKIKARERTGIVPEMANPYVDLTAMQNLRLMGELYGMGRGEIEGRSVELLKLFDLYEKRNVKVRAFSKGMRQRLILAMAMISDPELLILDEPTSGLDVLSARLIKDVIREEKRRGKTIFMTTHNMVDANELCERIGIIRKGKLIAIDTPEKLKQLVKGSISVEVSFEPMKLDPSEIASATKVELMGDKARVFTNDPDATVKELVHYAEKKGLKIVSLKTLSPSLEDVFIKLVGEGND; encoded by the coding sequence ATGAAGGCCATAGAAGTCGTCGGGCTCACCAAGTACTACGGTTCCTTTCTCGCCGTTGATAACGTGAGCTTTGAGGTTAAGAGGGGTGAGATTTTTGGGTTCCTCGGCCCGAATGGGGCGGGAAAAACAACCACCGTCAGAACGATTACAGGCGTTCTGAGGCCGAATTCAGGAGAGATAAGGGTTCTCGGCTACGACATGCTCGACGAGAGGGAAAAGATAAAGGCGAGGGAGAGAACGGGCATCGTCCCCGAGATGGCCAACCCCTACGTTGACCTGACGGCGATGCAGAACCTCAGGCTCATGGGCGAGCTCTACGGGATGGGAAGGGGGGAGATAGAGGGGCGCTCGGTTGAGCTCCTCAAGCTCTTCGACCTATACGAGAAGAGGAACGTGAAGGTGAGGGCCTTCTCTAAGGGCATGAGACAGCGCCTCATCCTCGCGATGGCGATGATAAGCGACCCAGAGCTTCTAATCCTCGACGAACCGACGAGCGGGCTCGACGTCCTGAGCGCACGCCTGATAAAGGACGTCATCCGCGAGGAGAAGCGGAGGGGGAAGACGATATTCATGACGACCCACAACATGGTTGACGCAAACGAGCTGTGCGAGAGGATTGGAATCATTAGGAAAGGAAAGCTAATAGCGATTGACACGCCCGAGAAGCTGAAGCAGCTGGTCAAAGGCAGTATCTCGGTTGAGGTCAGCTTTGAGCCGATGAAACTCGACCCCTCGGAGATAGCCTCCGCGACGAAGGTCGAGCTGATGGGGGACAAGGCGAGGGTTTTCACGAACGACCCCGACGCAACGGTTAAGGAGCTCGTCCACTATGCCGAAAAAAAGGGGTTGAAGATAGTGAGCCTCAAAACGCTGTCGCCCTCACTGGAGGACGTCTTCATCAAGCTGGTTGGTGAGGGAAATGATTGA
- a CDS encoding arsenic resistance protein: MVEMKIVKFLKEKITYIVFTLIILSSYAGVHHRDAFLSLKWTLPIALFMMLFQPMVFMDIRKAFTTRTEIKTKYLVALSAFYVLLFPALTWLLIKFWLAVMPNTDPRLLAGVVLISLAPLPSSAPAFTNLAGGKFQLTLVGVVWTFVLSLFVMPVYAKLLLHTLIKVPTWLLLKSLVLYIIVPLVAGQLTKYAVLRWKGKDALMKLKEPLVGLSLLGMYWMITVVFGINGKMIAEKPEIIVVGALMMNAYFLARAAVAYFTGKALGFPLEHIISLVYSTGSNMTLATAMAIGTFGSLAAVGTALGGPFSDMILMILFVRLFASLRAKSVSEAIKSFNL; the protein is encoded by the coding sequence ATGGTTGAGATGAAAATTGTAAAGTTCCTGAAGGAGAAGATAACATACATCGTCTTCACTCTCATCATCCTATCGAGCTACGCCGGTGTTCACCACAGGGATGCCTTCCTGTCCCTTAAATGGACGCTGCCGATTGCCCTCTTTATGATGCTCTTCCAGCCGATGGTGTTCATGGACATAAGAAAGGCGTTCACGACGAGAACCGAGATAAAGACGAAGTATCTCGTGGCATTGAGTGCCTTCTACGTCCTCCTCTTCCCAGCCTTGACGTGGCTTCTCATCAAGTTCTGGCTTGCGGTAATGCCGAACACTGACCCGAGGCTGCTCGCTGGGGTCGTGCTGATAAGCCTCGCTCCGCTCCCAAGCTCGGCGCCGGCATTCACGAACCTCGCGGGAGGGAAGTTCCAGCTGACGCTCGTCGGCGTCGTGTGGACGTTCGTCCTCTCGCTCTTCGTCATGCCGGTTTACGCCAAGCTGCTCCTCCACACGCTCATAAAAGTCCCCACGTGGCTGCTCCTCAAGTCGCTCGTCCTCTACATCATAGTGCCCCTCGTGGCGGGCCAGCTGACGAAGTACGCGGTTCTGAGGTGGAAGGGAAAAGATGCCCTCATGAAGCTCAAGGAGCCCCTCGTGGGTCTCTCGCTCCTCGGCATGTACTGGATGATAACCGTGGTCTTCGGCATAAACGGGAAGATGATAGCCGAGAAGCCAGAGATTATAGTCGTTGGAGCGCTCATGATGAACGCCTACTTCCTAGCGCGTGCGGCCGTGGCTTACTTCACAGGAAAAGCGCTTGGCTTTCCCCTGGAGCACATCATATCTCTCGTGTATTCGACCGGCTCCAACATGACCCTCGCGACTGCGATGGCCATAGGGACGTTTGGTTCTCTTGCGGCCGTTGGAACGGCCTTGGGAGGCCCCTTCAGCGACATGATACTCATGATACTCTTCGTAAGACTCTTCGCCAGCCTGAGGGCAAAGAGCGTGTCTGAAGCCATAAAGAGTTTTAACCTATGA
- a CDS encoding sulfite exporter TauE/SafE family protein, translating into MNYPELALIAFILSIVFSIGGVGSAVAIVPVMGWLGVPLMSAKPTGLFINTLSMLSATAKNLKHGKLDVRFGLPILVTATVASPLGAYSGKFIPHRIVLAVFVLFLLYSGTMMLFFRPRKRREGGNHIIEGSLIGGIAGFLGGLLGVGGGGIISPALILLGYEPKKVASTTALIVFFSSLSGFLTYWGMGTLDWELLLWVSIPAIAGGWLGTHLMHFKMSSSQVKRMIGVIMYLIALKTLLVAMG; encoded by the coding sequence ATGAACTATCCCGAACTTGCGCTGATCGCGTTCATCCTCAGTATCGTCTTCTCAATAGGCGGCGTCGGCTCAGCGGTGGCCATCGTCCCGGTGATGGGCTGGCTCGGTGTCCCATTGATGAGCGCCAAGCCGACGGGTCTTTTCATAAACACACTCTCAATGCTCTCCGCGACTGCTAAAAACCTGAAACACGGCAAACTTGACGTTCGCTTCGGTCTCCCGATTCTCGTTACTGCGACGGTTGCCTCTCCCCTTGGGGCTTACTCCGGGAAGTTCATACCCCATCGCATCGTTCTCGCCGTTTTCGTACTCTTCCTCCTCTACTCTGGCACGATGATGCTCTTTTTCCGGCCCAGGAAACGGAGGGAAGGGGGAAACCACATCATTGAGGGCTCGCTCATCGGTGGAATAGCGGGTTTTCTGGGTGGACTCCTCGGCGTTGGGGGAGGCGGAATAATCAGTCCCGCGTTGATACTTCTTGGCTACGAGCCAAAGAAAGTTGCCTCGACAACGGCTTTAATTGTCTTCTTTTCCTCCCTCAGCGGTTTCCTGACCTACTGGGGCATGGGAACGTTAGACTGGGAACTGCTTCTGTGGGTTTCGATTCCCGCCATAGCGGGAGGCTGGCTTGGAACGCACCTGATGCACTTTAAGATGAGCTCCTCGCAGGTAAAAAGGATGATAGGGGTTATAATGTACCTTATAGCCCTAAAGACGCTCCTCGTGGCTATGGGTTGA
- a CDS encoding ferredoxin family protein codes for MSGGEAPVIGKDALGRPVKDLSVIPWWGVDRKDIEWYPRINYDKCAGCGLCFVTCGRRVFEWDTDNAKPIVARPYNCMVGCNTCAMLCPCDAIEFPDKSYLRKWVAKARVVKKAFEIVDSIMPKNHLSEEELKSTPEG; via the coding sequence ATGTCCGGAGGAGAAGCTCCCGTCATAGGGAAAGATGCCCTTGGAAGGCCAGTCAAAGACCTGAGCGTCATCCCCTGGTGGGGCGTTGACAGGAAGGATATAGAGTGGTACCCGAGGATAAACTACGACAAATGTGCGGGATGCGGTCTTTGCTTTGTAACGTGCGGAAGAAGGGTGTTCGAATGGGACACAGACAATGCAAAACCCATCGTTGCGAGGCCCTACAACTGTATGGTGGGATGCAACACCTGCGCCATGCTCTGTCCCTGTGATGCCATAGAATTCCCCGACAAGAGCTATCTAAGGAAATGGGTGGCAAAAGCGAGGGTGGTGAAAAAAGCCTTTGAAATCGTTGATTCCATAATGCCCAAGAACCATCTGAGCGAAGAGGAGCTCAAGAGCACCCCGGAAGGGTGA
- a CDS encoding SufD family Fe-S cluster assembly protein, producing MTIKIDLTREYEALVEAYQREGLDTSLFGDRIAAIIISGDRVIGLNNVPGVEIRGEEIENGVRAEVKITDNVELPFPIHLCTGYLKSEGYQRVIFDINVGKNSKVRFTSHCIFPYAKDFTHEAITRIKIGEGSNVLYDDEHVHGEGVRMVGRTEVSVGRGARYTGKFTLTKHRAKELKLEMVARLGERAVLELESKVKAVKDDSVEIKEVAYLEGARSRANLRSTAIAFDRAKVNVINEAYGFGDYAKGHVECHEIVKGDADVQTVPLLRVKNDKAELTHEASIGRINEAQLIQLMAKGLTEEEAAELIIKGLLGEW from the coding sequence ATGACGATAAAAATTGACCTCACTAGGGAATACGAGGCGCTGGTTGAGGCCTACCAGCGGGAAGGTCTCGATACATCTCTTTTCGGGGACAGGATAGCGGCGATAATCATCAGCGGGGACAGGGTCATCGGCCTCAACAACGTTCCCGGGGTTGAGATAAGGGGCGAGGAGATTGAGAACGGGGTTAGGGCTGAAGTTAAAATCACGGACAACGTTGAGCTTCCCTTCCCCATACACCTCTGCACGGGCTACCTGAAGAGCGAGGGCTACCAGAGGGTCATCTTTGACATAAACGTTGGCAAAAACTCGAAGGTCAGGTTCACGTCCCACTGCATCTTTCCCTACGCCAAGGACTTCACCCACGAGGCAATAACGAGAATAAAAATCGGGGAAGGTTCGAACGTGCTCTACGACGACGAGCACGTCCACGGCGAGGGCGTGAGGATGGTTGGCAGGACCGAAGTGAGCGTTGGCAGAGGCGCCCGCTACACGGGGAAGTTCACCCTGACAAAACATAGAGCGAAGGAGCTGAAGCTTGAGATGGTCGCGAGGCTCGGTGAGAGGGCCGTCCTTGAGCTTGAGTCTAAGGTGAAGGCGGTTAAGGACGACTCGGTTGAAATAAAGGAAGTCGCCTACCTGGAAGGGGCCCGCTCAAGGGCAAACCTGAGGAGCACGGCCATAGCCTTTGACAGGGCGAAGGTCAACGTCATAAACGAGGCCTACGGTTTTGGGGACTACGCGAAGGGGCACGTTGAGTGTCACGAAATCGTTAAGGGCGACGCCGACGTCCAGACCGTTCCCCTGCTGAGGGTGAAGAACGATAAGGCCGAGCTCACGCACGAGGCCTCGATAGGCAGGATAAACGAGGCCCAGCTCATTCAGCTCATGGCCAAGGGTCTAACAGAGGAAGAAGCGGCGGAGCTCATAATAAAGGGCCTCCTGGGGGAATGGTGA
- a CDS encoding helix-turn-helix domain-containing protein: MVKVPKWMMGDMAVLKNLMMMLKSLMAEPRRSIIRILSDGIKGTNEIYQALQERGLNMPRSTLYYHLSALEDMGIIEMAGYREVGGGAPEKLWKLRVRKIGIDLVTGEIFRE, translated from the coding sequence GTGGTGAAGGTGCCGAAGTGGATGATGGGTGACATGGCAGTTTTGAAGAACCTCATGATGATGCTCAAATCCCTGATGGCCGAACCGAGGCGGAGCATCATAAGAATCCTGAGCGATGGCATAAAGGGGACGAACGAGATATACCAGGCCCTTCAGGAGAGGGGCCTCAACATGCCCCGCTCAACGCTCTACTACCACCTCTCTGCCCTTGAGGACATGGGAATAATCGAGATGGCGGGTTACAGAGAGGTTGGAGGTGGAGCGCCCGAGAAGCTCTGGAAGCTCAGGGTCAGGAAGATAGGAATAGACCTCGTCACGGGGGAGATATTCAGGGAATGA
- a CDS encoding TATA-box-binding protein, with translation MSLKVENVVASIDLHGGIDVEKVASKLDSVHYNPSVFPGAVYKMESFGVTFLIFYSGKLVCTGAKSVETIRKATEKLKRTLEAMGMKFRGEPEIQVQNIVAAGDLGLGTLDLDIVALTLPNVEYEPEIFPGVVYRVKNSRMTVLIFNSGRVVVSGARTEEDIKRAVEELTRDFEKYGLI, from the coding sequence ATGTCCCTAAAGGTTGAGAACGTGGTAGCTTCCATCGACTTACACGGTGGAATAGACGTTGAGAAGGTGGCAAGTAAACTGGACTCCGTGCATTATAACCCTTCTGTATTCCCGGGAGCTGTTTACAAGATGGAGTCCTTTGGGGTGACGTTTTTGATATTTTACTCCGGAAAGCTCGTCTGCACGGGGGCAAAGAGCGTTGAAACGATTAGGAAAGCCACTGAGAAGCTCAAACGAACGCTTGAAGCTATGGGCATGAAGTTCAGGGGGGAGCCTGAGATACAGGTTCAGAACATCGTGGCCGCGGGCGACCTGGGCCTTGGGACGCTCGACCTTGACATCGTTGCACTAACCCTTCCCAACGTGGAGTACGAGCCTGAAATCTTTCCAGGTGTGGTCTACAGGGTCAAAAACTCCAGGATGACAGTTCTCATCTTCAACAGCGGGAGAGTGGTTGTCTCAGGGGCCAGGACGGAGGAGGACATCAAGAGGGCCGTGGAGGAGCTCACCAGGGATTTTGAAAAATACGGCCTGATATAG
- a CDS encoding lipopolysaccharide assembly protein LapB: MDEILKAIEEKDCKKVADLLYHRVDELGDEELKEVLEKAEKLALECRDFELYKLTVYYFSELLGIDKLSEFEKLVEEEDTFEVKFELADLYYLIGELEKSLELYRALLEEETEKGNKGNIAKIYYAMALIHEELQEYEKAIELMEKAEEIHRELGNEDEVLRVAIHKAYVLFESGETYEAKAMLAGLLPKVLNKKDLLVEIHLSFEEIFEEDENYEAALQECLYALIHARGSDYEDIAFGSLMDVLWQLMLEDDFETVYLHMDMFARALPELADFFEAVKAIALYKDGKIEGEEASKALEKVKDPRLLDLLELLGEAEL; this comes from the coding sequence ATGGATGAGATTCTGAAGGCAATCGAGGAAAAGGACTGCAAAAAGGTCGCAGACCTTCTGTACCACAGGGTTGACGAGCTGGGCGACGAGGAGCTTAAGGAGGTCCTCGAAAAGGCCGAAAAGCTCGCCCTGGAGTGTAGAGACTTCGAACTTTACAAGCTCACCGTTTACTACTTCAGCGAGCTCCTGGGGATTGACAAGCTGAGCGAGTTTGAGAAGCTGGTCGAAGAGGAGGACACGTTTGAGGTAAAGTTCGAGCTGGCCGACCTTTACTACCTCATCGGAGAGCTGGAGAAGAGCCTCGAGCTCTATCGGGCCCTCCTCGAGGAAGAGACCGAGAAGGGCAACAAGGGGAACATAGCGAAAATCTACTACGCCATGGCGCTCATCCACGAGGAACTTCAGGAGTACGAGAAGGCCATCGAACTCATGGAGAAAGCCGAGGAGATACACCGCGAACTCGGAAACGAGGACGAGGTTCTGAGGGTAGCCATCCACAAGGCCTACGTGCTCTTTGAGTCAGGGGAGACCTACGAGGCAAAGGCCATGCTCGCTGGCCTTCTCCCGAAGGTTCTGAACAAGAAAGACCTCCTCGTGGAGATACACCTGAGCTTCGAGGAGATATTCGAGGAGGACGAGAACTACGAGGCGGCTTTGCAGGAGTGTCTCTACGCCCTCATCCACGCCCGGGGCTCGGACTACGAGGACATAGCCTTCGGCTCGCTGATGGACGTCCTCTGGCAGCTGATGCTCGAAGACGATTTCGAGACGGTTTACCTCCACATGGACATGTTCGCCAGGGCGCTCCCGGAGTTGGCGGACTTCTTCGAGGCCGTAAAAGCGATAGCCCTCTACAAGGACGGCAAAATCGAGGGAGAGGAGGCGAGCAAGGCCCTGGAAAAGGTCAAGGACCCGCGTCTGCTCGACCTCCTAGAGCTGCTCGGTGAGGCAGAGCTCTAA
- a CDS encoding ATP-binding cassette domain-containing protein, protein MLCLRNVEHSQNGRRILRSINMTFRDGMSYAILGPNGAGKSTIARILMGELKPTSGQILLDGEDITRLSVTGRAKLGISMAWQEPARYEGITVRNYLTLGGKLKLEEDEIREALELVGLPYELYVRRFVDRSLSGGERKRVELASLLLLKPRYVILDEPDSGLDITAGELIERVLDYFQRCGTTVILITHHEEIAARTDFSYFICAGRLLKKGFSREVVDYYRRTCGRCLLTGMVENDDKN, encoded by the coding sequence ATGCTCTGCCTGAGGAACGTTGAGCACTCGCAAAACGGCAGAAGAATCCTCCGCTCAATAAACATGACCTTCAGGGATGGAATGAGCTACGCGATACTTGGCCCCAACGGCGCTGGAAAATCGACGATAGCTCGTATTTTGATGGGGGAGCTAAAGCCAACGTCCGGCCAGATTCTCCTAGATGGCGAGGATATAACCCGGCTGAGCGTTACGGGGAGGGCAAAGCTGGGGATAAGCATGGCCTGGCAGGAGCCGGCTCGGTACGAGGGCATAACCGTGAGGAACTACCTCACCCTCGGCGGGAAGCTTAAACTCGAGGAGGACGAGATAAGGGAAGCCCTTGAGCTCGTTGGCCTGCCCTACGAGCTCTACGTCCGCCGTTTTGTGGACAGGAGTTTGAGCGGCGGTGAAAGGAAGAGGGTGGAGCTCGCATCACTTCTCCTCCTGAAACCGAGGTACGTCATCCTCGACGAGCCCGACTCGGGCCTCGACATAACGGCCGGAGAGCTGATAGAGCGGGTTCTCGACTACTTCCAGAGGTGCGGTACCACCGTGATACTCATCACCCACCACGAGGAGATAGCGGCCAGGACCGACTTCTCATACTTCATCTGCGCGGGCAGACTTCTGAAGAAGGGCTTCTCGCGGGAGGTTGTTGACTACTACCGGAGAACCTGCGGGAGGTGCCTTCTAACGGGGATGGTGGAGAATGACGATAAAAATTGA
- a CDS encoding NifB/NifX family molybdenum-iron cluster-binding protein produces MRIAVPAMDDRGLESEVSGHFGRAKYFVFVEVEDGKIKDSKVVEVPFEEHGPGDLPRFVKEHGGDVVLAYGMGPKAVSFFNELGIEVVTGAYGRIRDVVEAFIHQVLEVDPYWKEKIEREKEREGWEKHGH; encoded by the coding sequence ATGAGAATAGCTGTTCCAGCGATGGATGACAGGGGCCTGGAAAGCGAAGTTAGCGGGCATTTTGGAAGGGCGAAGTACTTCGTCTTCGTGGAGGTGGAGGATGGCAAAATAAAGGATTCCAAGGTCGTTGAGGTTCCCTTCGAGGAGCACGGGCCCGGCGACCTTCCGAGGTTCGTCAAGGAGCACGGCGGAGATGTTGTCCTTGCCTACGGAATGGGCCCCAAAGCGGTCTCCTTCTTCAACGAGCTTGGTATAGAGGTAGTTACTGGTGCCTACGGAAGAATCAGGGACGTCGTCGAGGCGTTCATTCACCAGGTCCTTGAGGTTGACCCCTACTGGAAGGAGAAGATAGAGCGCGAAAAGGAAAGGGAAGGATGGGAGAAGCACGGGCATTGA
- a CDS encoding sulfite exporter TauE/SafE family protein has product MFGMVILTYILASVFAIAGMGAAGVLIPNYIAMGLGVHAAMLLGLTQNTAELTVATAMNWKKGLIEWRKVARVFVPAALFVPLGAYVNVHIPRVLVLVAFALFLLFALYRMLSSGMAEGGDGWKIYALGAVEGFTAGLIGMDAAPIALIAFSYLFRNPKKVSANTAATALGVSGVTLLTYTIILPRIPIAMETLVAVGTAGFLGGITGSLLMHRIKPLYVRYTMLAILSLALIEIVMKILTANVPETLHMLSVGAVVGAFLAFLYGMGRRMARRPSPAP; this is encoded by the coding sequence ATGTTTGGGATGGTGATACTCACCTACATCCTCGCGAGCGTGTTCGCGATAGCTGGAATGGGAGCGGCGGGGGTGCTCATACCCAACTACATAGCCATGGGACTGGGCGTTCACGCGGCCATGCTGCTCGGGCTGACGCAGAACACGGCGGAGCTGACCGTGGCAACCGCCATGAACTGGAAGAAGGGCCTCATAGAATGGAGGAAGGTTGCGAGGGTCTTCGTCCCCGCGGCGCTCTTCGTTCCTTTGGGGGCGTACGTGAACGTTCACATTCCGAGGGTTCTCGTGCTGGTGGCCTTTGCTCTGTTCCTGCTCTTCGCCCTCTACCGCATGCTCTCCAGCGGGATGGCGGAAGGCGGCGACGGCTGGAAAATCTACGCGCTCGGGGCCGTCGAGGGCTTCACCGCGGGCCTCATAGGCATGGACGCGGCGCCAATAGCACTCATAGCTTTCTCGTACCTCTTCAGAAACCCGAAGAAGGTCTCGGCGAACACGGCAGCCACTGCACTCGGAGTTTCGGGCGTTACCCTGCTGACGTACACTATCATACTCCCGAGGATACCCATAGCGATGGAAACCCTGGTGGCGGTGGGAACTGCTGGCTTTCTCGGCGGGATAACGGGCTCGCTCCTGATGCACAGGATAAAGCCACTCTACGTCCGCTACACGATGCTGGCAATACTCTCGCTGGCCCTCATTGAGATCGTGATGAAGATACTCACGGCGAACGTGCCCGAGACGCTCCACATGCTCAGCGTGGGGGCCGTGGTGGGTGCCTTCCTGGCCTTTCTGTACGGGATGGGAAGGCGCATGGCGAGAAGGCCCTCCCCCGCCCCGTGA
- a CDS encoding flavodoxin encodes MKTLVVFYSRSETTKRVAQEVARAFNADIDEVIDKKPRKGILGFLIAGYDATRGKTTEIEFEKDPSSYDLVVIGTPVWNGRVTPAIRTYLLQNREKIRNAAFFCTCAGRPGKCLEQMEEILGKRPVLRKVLMKKRLKEGIKEFVEGLKTLSGS; translated from the coding sequence ATGAAAACGCTCGTTGTCTTCTACTCGCGGAGCGAGACGACTAAGAGGGTTGCTCAAGAAGTTGCCAGAGCCTTCAACGCGGATATTGACGAAGTCATAGACAAAAAGCCCCGTAAGGGGATTCTTGGCTTCCTCATAGCCGGCTATGACGCGACGAGAGGTAAAACCACAGAGATAGAGTTTGAGAAAGATCCTTCCAGCTACGACCTCGTGGTCATTGGAACCCCCGTCTGGAACGGTCGCGTGACTCCTGCCATAAGGACTTATCTACTCCAGAACAGAGAGAAGATTAGAAACGCAGCCTTTTTCTGCACGTGCGCTGGGAGGCCCGGAAAGTGTCTTGAGCAGATGGAGGAAATCCTTGGCAAGAGGCCCGTCCTCAGGAAGGTCCTGATGAAAAAAAGGCTGAAGGAAGGGATAAAGGAATTTGTTGAGGGGCTGAAGACCCTAAGTGGTTCTTGA